DNA from Saccharicrinis carchari:
ATGGTTTCAAATTTTTTGGCTCCATCCACAAAATTACCGGGGTTTATTCTTACCTTTTCAATGTGCTCTGCCGCTATGTTAGCAGCATTGGGGTTAAAATGAATATCGGCCACCAAAGGAGCAGTATATCCCTGACGATGGAGTTCGGTTTTTATATTTTTTAAATTGGCGGCTTCGCGCCTGCCTTGTGCAGTCATGCGCACCATTTGACCGCCTGCATCAAAAATAGTTTTTATTTGATTTACAGTGGCTTCGGTGTGGTTGGTGTTAGTGGTAGTCATGGATTGTACCACTATTGGATGGGTATCTCCCAACATTAATTCGCCAATAGTAACTTCGCGTGTTTTATTACGCTTGTATTTAAACAGGTCGATACAGTATTCGGATTTGATCATTTTTAATGTCTTATTAATAACTACATCTCGCAAAACACAAAAGTAAGCTTTTAGATAATATGATGAGGGTATACGTATTATATAAATGCAATAATTAACTTTACGCATTAAAAAAACAAAAAAATATATGTCTATTTCTGTTTCCCAGGTATCAAGAGTGTTTGGCCAGCAAAAAGCTTTGGATAATGTATCGTTTGAAATTGCATCGGGTGAGGTGGTGGGATTTTTAGGCCCCAACGGTGCGGGCAAATCCACTATGATGAAAATTATCACGGGCTATCTGCCACCCACAAACGGTCAGGTATTGGTTTGCGGATTGGATGTGTCTCACAATTCGCTGGAGCACAAACGTAAAATAGGTTATTTGCCCGAGCATAACCCACTTTACTTGGATATGTATGTGCGCGAATACCTCACTCACATTGCCGGTATTTATAAATTGGGAAGAGCTACCAAAAAGCGTGTGGAAGAAATTATTGACATGACGGGTCTTGCACCTGAAAGAACTAAAAAGATTTCAGCTCTTTCTAAAGGGTTCCGTCAGCGGGTGGGGTTGGCACAAGCTCTTTTGCCCGATCCGGAAGTACTTATCCTGGATGAACCTACCACAGGGCTCGATCCCAACCAGATCATTGAAGTGAGGGATTTAATAAAAGAAGTGGGACAACACAAAACCGTAATGCTTTCTACACATATAATGCAGGAAGTACAAGCGATTTGCGAACGGGTAATTATTATTAACGGCGGGCATATTGTGGCTAACGAAAAATCCGGTGACCTTACCAAGGCTGCACTAAAAAATCATTACGAAATTACTTGCGAGTTGCTCAATCCTGTTGAGAAAAACATATTTGACCAAATTGAGGACATCATTGCAGTAAAAAGCATAGCACACAATAAATTTAAAATCTCAGCTTCATCGGATATCCGATCTGCATTATTTGACTGTGCAGTAAGTGCGGGTGCAAAAATAATAACACTTACCCAGGATCAACGCAGTATGGAAGACGTATTCAGGGAATTGACCCGAGAAAAATAATGCAAAAGGCCATTCAGATTATGAACGGCCTTGATGCTATATGTTATAATTTATAAGTTTATTTCCGCAAGGCTGACTTTAAACATCATAATTGCTCGAAGCGGTATCTCCTCCTCTTCCTGTCCAGTTAGTGTGGAAAAATTCTCCTCTGGGTTTATCCACGCGTTCATAGGTGTGTGCACCAAAATAATCGCGTTGTGCCTGCAATAGGTTAGCCGGTAGTTTTGCCGTCCGGTATCCATCAAAATAACTTAAAGCACTGGAGAATGTTGGTACAGGTATTCCGTTGACTACCGCTTGAGCCACTACCTGGCGCCATCCGTTAATAGCTTCGCTTACCTTAGTTTTGAAATAAGAATCCAGAATCAGATTAACTAAATCGGGGTTTTTATCGAATGCTTCTTTTATATTTTTTAAAAAAGCAGAACGGATAATGCAGCCACCACGCCACATCATGGCAATTCCACCATAATTTAAATTCCAGTTGTGTTCTTTCGCTGCTTCGCGCATTAATACATAACCTTGCGTGTACGAAACAATTTTAGAAGCAAAAAGAGCATCTTTTATTTGCTTAATAAACTGGGTTTTGTCGCCTTTAAATTTTTCAATTGGGGAGCCTAAAATTTTGGCCGCCTCTACACGTTCTTCTTTTTGTGCCGAGAGGCAACGTGCAAAAACAGCTTCACCTATCAGGGTTAAAGGTACGCCAAGATCCAATGCGGTAATACCGGTCCATTTACCGGTTCCTTTTTGTCCGGCGGCATCCAATATTTTCTCCACTAATGGCTCACCATTCTCCTTGTATCCCATTATATCTCGTGTTATCTCTATCAGATAACTGTCCAGATCGCCCTTATTCCAGTCGTTAAATATGTCATGCATCTCATCGTGCGATAAGCCCACAAAATCTCTCATTATGTGGTATGCCTCGCTAATTAGCTGCATATCGCCGTACTCGATGCCGTTGTGCACCATTTTAACAAAGTGACCGGCACCATCTTCGCCAACCCAATCACAGCATGGTATGTTATCCACTTTGGCAGCGATATCCTGAAACAAATCTTTAATCAGAGGCCATGCTTCTTTAGAGCCACCGGGCATAAGCGAAGGCCCGGTGAGTGCACCTTCTTCACCTCCCGAAACGCCGGAACCTACATACAACAAGCCTTTTTCTTCTACATATTTTGTGCGACGCATTGTATCGGGGAAGTGTGAATTGCCACCGTCAATGATAACATCCCCTTTATCAAGATGCGGTATAAGCTGGTCTATCAGCGCATCCACGGGTGCTCCGGCTTTCACTAACATCATCACCTTGCGCGGAGACTCCAATGCATTAACCAGTTCTTT
Protein-coding regions in this window:
- the gnd gene encoding decarboxylating NADP(+)-dependent phosphogluconate dehydrogenase → MKKKADIGLIGLAVMGENLVLNMESKGYTVAVYNRTTEKVDKFVNGRGAGKNFIGTHNIKELVNALESPRKVMMLVKAGAPVDALIDQLIPHLDKGDVIIDGGNSHFPDTMRRTKYVEEKGLLYVGSGVSGGEEGALTGPSLMPGGSKEAWPLIKDLFQDIAAKVDNIPCCDWVGEDGAGHFVKMVHNGIEYGDMQLISEAYHIMRDFVGLSHDEMHDIFNDWNKGDLDSYLIEITRDIMGYKENGEPLVEKILDAAGQKGTGKWTGITALDLGVPLTLIGEAVFARCLSAQKEERVEAAKILGSPIEKFKGDKTQFIKQIKDALFASKIVSYTQGYVLMREAAKEHNWNLNYGGIAMMWRGGCIIRSAFLKNIKEAFDKNPDLVNLILDSYFKTKVSEAINGWRQVVAQAVVNGIPVPTFSSALSYFDGYRTAKLPANLLQAQRDYFGAHTYERVDKPRGEFFHTNWTGRGGDTASSNYDV
- the gldA gene encoding gliding motility-associated ABC transporter ATP-binding subunit GldA, with product MSISVSQVSRVFGQQKALDNVSFEIASGEVVGFLGPNGAGKSTMMKIITGYLPPTNGQVLVCGLDVSHNSLEHKRKIGYLPEHNPLYLDMYVREYLTHIAGIYKLGRATKKRVEEIIDMTGLAPERTKKISALSKGFRQRVGLAQALLPDPEVLILDEPTTGLDPNQIIEVRDLIKEVGQHKTVMLSTHIMQEVQAICERVIIINGGHIVANEKSGDLTKAALKNHYEITCELLNPVEKNIFDQIEDIIAVKSIAHNKFKISASSDIRSALFDCAVSAGAKIITLTQDQRSMEDVFRELTREK